A stretch of the Clostridium fungisolvens genome encodes the following:
- a CDS encoding PTS galactitol transporter subunit IIC, which produces MDKLMGIVQYILGIGPTAILPIAILIIGLIFGTGFKKAFKSGIIIGIGFVGINLVAGLLTGTLGPVAQAMVARFGLNLTVIDAGWPAAAAAAWASPVAAILIPICLIVNLIMIFFKLTNTLDIDIWNYWHFVAAGATGYIVTGSWWFAILCAVLYEIIVLIVADKTAPMVKNFYDLDGISLPTGSTAAFAPLGYLIGNVVERIPGISKLHADPQSIQKRFGIFGEPMMMGLILGCVLGALAGQDPGTIFKTGISMAGVMLLMPRMVKILMEGLIPISEAVKKMLQTKYAGRELYIGIDAAVSVGHPSVMATALILVPITLFLAVILPGNKVLPFGDLATIPFYMAFIVGFRKGNIVHSVITGTILIAISLFMATNFADVHTSMMANANFHMPNGATQISSLDMGGNLFNWLILKFAELAKALF; this is translated from the coding sequence ATGGATAAACTTATGGGAATTGTTCAGTACATCTTAGGAATTGGACCAACGGCAATATTGCCAATCGCAATCTTAATAATCGGATTAATATTTGGAACTGGTTTCAAAAAAGCATTTAAATCTGGAATAATAATTGGTATTGGTTTTGTAGGTATAAATCTAGTGGCAGGTCTTTTAACAGGTACATTAGGTCCTGTAGCACAAGCTATGGTTGCAAGATTTGGTTTGAATCTAACTGTAATAGACGCTGGATGGCCAGCAGCAGCAGCAGCAGCTTGGGCTTCACCAGTAGCAGCTATATTAATCCCAATATGTTTGATAGTTAACCTAATAATGATATTCTTCAAACTTACAAACACTCTTGATATTGATATCTGGAATTATTGGCACTTTGTTGCAGCAGGAGCTACTGGATATATAGTAACTGGCAGCTGGTGGTTTGCAATACTTTGTGCAGTATTATATGAAATCATTGTTTTAATTGTAGCAGACAAAACTGCTCCTATGGTTAAAAACTTCTACGACCTTGATGGTATATCACTTCCAACTGGATCAACCGCAGCTTTTGCACCTTTAGGATATTTAATAGGAAATGTAGTTGAGAGAATACCTGGAATTAGTAAATTACACGCAGATCCTCAATCAATTCAAAAAAGATTTGGTATATTTGGAGAACCTATGATGATGGGTTTAATACTAGGATGTGTACTTGGAGCACTTGCTGGACAAGATCCTGGAACTATATTTAAAACAGGTATATCAATGGCCGGTGTAATGCTTTTAATGCCAAGAATGGTAAAGATATTAATGGAAGGTTTAATTCCTATATCAGAAGCAGTTAAAAAGATGCTTCAAACAAAATATGCAGGAAGAGAATTATATATTGGTATAGATGCAGCTGTATCAGTTGGACATCCATCAGTTATGGCAACAGCATTAATTCTAGTTCCAATTACATTATTCTTAGCAGTAATATTACCAGGAAACAAAGTATTACCTTTCGGAGATTTAGCAACTATACCTTTCTACATGGCATTTATAGTTGGATTTAGAAAAGGAAATATCGTTCACTCTGTAATCACTGGAACTATATTAATAGCTATATCATTATTTATGGCTACAAACTTTGCTGATGTTCATACATCAATGATGGCAAATGCAAACTTCCATATGCCAAATGGTGCAACTCAAATTTCAAGCTTAGATATGGGTGGTAACTTATTTAACTGGTTAATATTAAAATTTGCTGAATTAGCTAAAGCTTTATTCTAA
- a CDS encoding galactitol-1-phosphate 5-dehydrogenase, whose amino-acid sequence MKAAVLHSVGDIRYENIEIKPYGDDEVKIKVKAAGICGSDPPRALKKWKYPVPAILGHEFSGYIVEVGKNVKGFKVGDRVVAVPLEPCHQCEYCKKGQFSLCESYDMLGATSFGGFAEYANVKATNVLKIDDIDYEEAAMIEPLAVALHGVLNINPQLGDTVAVLGAGTIGQLTIQWLKVSGVEKIIAVDISDKKISEAMSLGADIGINALKENPVEKIMELTNGFGVDICIECAGSKITQEQCLLVTKKKGKIGYQGIGHAGIELSEVAFEGIFRKELNIQGFWNSYSAPFPGQEWFKSIEYVKQKKIKLKQLISHRFSLEDTAKAFEMIGERKEEYNKIMIVQD is encoded by the coding sequence ATGAAGGCAGCAGTATTGCACTCAGTAGGAGATATAAGGTATGAAAATATCGAAATAAAGCCTTATGGAGATGATGAAGTTAAGATAAAGGTTAAGGCAGCAGGGATATGTGGATCAGATCCTCCAAGAGCACTAAAGAAATGGAAATATCCTGTACCAGCTATATTAGGACATGAATTTTCAGGTTATATAGTTGAAGTAGGTAAGAATGTTAAAGGTTTTAAAGTTGGGGACAGAGTTGTTGCAGTTCCATTAGAACCATGTCATCAATGTGAGTATTGTAAAAAAGGACAATTTTCACTTTGTGAGAGTTACGATATGTTAGGGGCCACTTCTTTTGGAGGATTTGCAGAATATGCAAATGTAAAAGCAACTAATGTGTTAAAGATAGATGATATTGATTATGAAGAAGCTGCTATGATTGAACCTTTGGCAGTAGCACTACATGGGGTGTTAAATATAAATCCTCAACTTGGAGACACAGTAGCTGTTCTAGGAGCAGGAACTATCGGACAACTTACAATTCAATGGCTTAAAGTATCTGGAGTTGAAAAAATTATTGCAGTAGATATATCAGATAAGAAAATATCTGAGGCTATGAGTTTAGGTGCAGATATTGGAATAAACGCTTTAAAAGAAAATCCAGTAGAAAAGATAATGGAATTGACTAATGGATTTGGAGTAGATATCTGTATAGAGTGCGCAGGTTCAAAAATTACTCAAGAACAATGCTTACTAGTTACTAAGAAAAAAGGAAAAATAGGTTATCAGGGCATAGGACATGCAGGAATTGAATTATCAGAAGTTGCATTTGAAGGTATATTTAGAAAAGAATTGAATATTCAAGGTTTTTGGAATTCATATTCGGCACCATTTCCAGGGCAAGAATGGTTCAAGAGCATTGAGTATGTAAAGCAAAAAAAGATTAAATTAAAACAACTTATATCACATAGATTTTCTCTAGAAGATACAGCTAAAGCTTTTGAAATGATCGGAGAAAGAAAAGAAGAATATAACAAAATAATGATAGTTCAAGACTAG
- a CDS encoding zinc-binding dehydrogenase yields the protein MKALTKTKPGYDNMELLDIVEPVAEKNLVKIKVEFSGICGSDLHSFKGEYANIKTPVVLGHEFSGVVVEIGSEVKKVKVGDRVTSETTFETCGECDYCKSKDYNLCPSRRGIGTQVNGSFAEYLISREESVHVLPEEVSSLSAALTEPLACCVHAALEKTTVVKDDVVLVFGPGPIGLLVSQVAKSQGAYVILAGVTKDKERMNLATELGIDRVVDILQEDLEKVVMEKTNNYGVNKAFDCSGVIHAVNQGLKLVKKKGDFVQIGIFAKSMNEMNQEVIVQREINYIGCRSQKPSSWVTSLELLKNKKVDTEKLVTKIVPLDDWRDGIDAAMQGTEIKVVIRS from the coding sequence GTGAAAGCATTAACAAAGACTAAACCAGGATATGACAACATGGAGTTATTGGACATAGTTGAACCCGTAGCCGAAAAAAACTTAGTGAAAATAAAGGTTGAGTTTAGCGGAATATGTGGTTCGGATCTTCATTCCTTTAAGGGAGAGTATGCCAATATAAAAACCCCAGTGGTTTTAGGTCATGAATTTTCTGGTGTAGTAGTAGAAATAGGATCTGAAGTAAAAAAAGTTAAAGTTGGAGATAGGGTTACAAGTGAAACAACTTTTGAAACTTGTGGAGAGTGTGATTACTGTAAAAGTAAAGACTACAACTTATGTCCATCAAGAAGAGGTATAGGGACTCAAGTAAATGGTAGCTTTGCTGAGTATTTAATATCTCGAGAAGAAAGTGTTCACGTATTACCAGAAGAAGTATCCTCGCTTTCAGCAGCTTTAACAGAACCTCTTGCTTGTTGTGTACATGCTGCCTTGGAAAAGACAACAGTGGTTAAAGATGATGTAGTTCTAGTTTTTGGCCCAGGACCAATAGGATTACTAGTAAGCCAAGTGGCAAAATCTCAAGGAGCTTATGTAATTCTTGCAGGAGTAACAAAGGATAAGGAAAGAATGAATTTGGCTACTGAACTTGGAATCGACAGAGTAGTGGATATACTACAAGAAGATTTAGAAAAAGTAGTCATGGAAAAAACAAATAATTATGGAGTTAATAAGGCATTTGACTGTTCAGGTGTAATCCATGCGGTTAATCAAGGATTGAAGCTTGTAAAGAAAAAAGGTGACTTTGTTCAAATCGGTATATTTGCTAAAAGCATGAATGAAATGAATCAAGAAGTCATAGTTCAAAGAGAAATAAACTATATAGGTTGTAGATCACAAAAACCAAGCTCATGGGTAACTTCATTAGAATTACTAAAAAATAAAAAAGTTGATACAGAAAAGCTTGTAACTAAGATAGTTCCACTTGATGACTGGAGAGATGGAATCGATGCAGCAATGCAGGGAACTGAAATAAAAGTAGTTATTAGATCTTAA
- a CDS encoding transketolase → MNADLLKVHSEKIREKILVMITEAQSGHPGGSLSIADILTVLYFEQMNINLEDLRDPDRDRFVLAKGHAAPALYATLMEKGIVSEEWLGKLRQIHSILQGHPDMKAIPGIDMSTGSLGQGLSAANGMALAGRVKNKDYRVYTILGDGECQEGQVWEAAMAAAHYKLDNLTAFLDFNGLQIDGKNSEVMNINPIDEKFKAFGWNVICIDGHDFEQINNAVEEAKTVKGKPTMIIAKTHKGKGVSFMEDNAGWHGVAPSREELNAALKEIKGGN, encoded by the coding sequence ATGAATGCAGATTTATTGAAGGTACATTCAGAAAAAATAAGAGAAAAAATATTAGTGATGATAACAGAAGCTCAGTCAGGACATCCAGGTGGATCACTATCTATAGCTGACATACTTACAGTTTTGTATTTTGAGCAAATGAATATAAATCTTGAGGATTTAAGAGATCCAGATAGAGACAGATTTGTTTTAGCAAAAGGGCATGCAGCACCTGCACTATACGCAACTCTAATGGAAAAAGGCATAGTATCTGAGGAATGGCTTGGTAAGTTAAGACAAATACATTCAATACTACAAGGACATCCAGATATGAAAGCAATTCCTGGAATAGATATGTCAACTGGATCACTGGGTCAAGGACTATCAGCAGCAAATGGAATGGCTTTAGCTGGAAGAGTTAAGAATAAAGATTACAGAGTTTACACAATTTTAGGTGATGGAGAATGCCAAGAAGGACAAGTTTGGGAAGCAGCAATGGCGGCAGCTCATTATAAATTAGACAATTTAACTGCTTTTCTTGATTTTAATGGTCTACAAATCGATGGTAAAAATTCAGAAGTTATGAACATCAATCCAATTGATGAGAAGTTTAAAGCATTTGGATGGAATGTAATATGTATAGATGGACATGATTTTGAACAAATAAATAATGCCGTTGAAGAAGCTAAAACTGTTAAGGGAAAACCAACAATGATTATCGCTAAAACTCATAAAGGAAAAGGCGTATCATTTATGGAAGATAATGCAGGATGGCATGGAGTAGCACCAAGTAGAGAAGAACTAAATGCAGCATTGAAGGAAATCAAGGGAGGTAATTAA
- a CDS encoding transketolase family protein, with translation MNMKMATREAYGQAISELGKVNENIVVLDADLSKSTKSADFKKVAPERFFNMGIAEANMVGTAAGLSTCGLIPFASTFAMFAAGRAFEQIRNSVAYPKLNVKIVASHAGITVGEDGASHQAIEDLSLMRSIPGMVVINPSDGEETKQAIKAAAEYYGPVYIRVGRMAVEDIHPNGCDFKIGKGELLRSGSKATIIATGITVEMALEVSKELAIDGIDVSVINMATLKPIDKELIISEAKKTGKIITIEEHSIIGGLGSAVCEVVSEENLASVKRLGMKDTFGQSGKPKDLMEFYGLTKEHLKEEVVATILG, from the coding sequence ATTAATATGAAAATGGCTACTAGAGAAGCATACGGTCAAGCTATATCAGAACTTGGAAAAGTTAATGAAAATATAGTAGTACTAGATGCTGATTTATCTAAATCCACTAAAAGTGCAGATTTTAAAAAGGTTGCACCAGAGAGATTTTTTAATATGGGAATAGCTGAAGCGAACATGGTAGGTACTGCAGCAGGACTTTCTACTTGTGGACTTATACCATTTGCATCAACTTTTGCGATGTTTGCAGCTGGAAGAGCTTTTGAACAAATCAGAAATTCTGTTGCTTATCCTAAATTAAATGTAAAGATAGTTGCAAGCCATGCAGGTATAACTGTTGGAGAAGATGGAGCCTCTCACCAAGCTATAGAAGATTTATCTCTAATGAGAAGTATTCCTGGTATGGTAGTAATTAACCCTAGTGATGGAGAAGAAACTAAACAAGCTATAAAAGCTGCTGCAGAATATTATGGGCCAGTATATATAAGAGTAGGTAGAATGGCTGTAGAAGATATACATCCAAATGGTTGTGACTTTAAGATCGGTAAGGGAGAGTTACTTAGATCAGGAAGCAAAGCAACTATAATTGCTACTGGTATAACTGTTGAAATGGCTTTGGAAGTAAGTAAAGAATTAGCTATAGATGGTATAGATGTTTCAGTTATTAACATGGCAACATTGAAGCCAATTGATAAGGAACTAATCATATCTGAGGCTAAAAAGACAGGAAAGATAATAACTATAGAAGAACATAGCATAATAGGTGGACTTGGTTCAGCTGTATGTGAAGTTGTTAGTGAAGAAAATCTTGCTTCTGTGAAAAGATTAGGAATGAAAGACACTTTTGGACAGTCAGGAAAACCAAAAGATTTAATGGAATTCTATGGATTGACAAAAGAACACTTAAAGGAAGAAGTTGTAGCAACAATCTTAGGTTAA
- the rpe gene encoding ribulose-phosphate 3-epimerase, translated as MEAIISPSLLSANPCNYGEDFKIFNNKDIKSIHIDIMDGHYVPNLSFGIDQVAALRKLTDIEFDVHLMVTEPDKFVEALVEAGANSITIHAEVALHLYKSIHYLKSFGIKAGVAINPATPIGCLEHIYPIANRILIMSVEPGFGGQSFIPFTLEKIKALNEIKKRNNYDFTIQVDGGITLGNIKEVIDCGARDIVIGSSLFKQDLAENIDLFNKVINEIKNIP; from the coding sequence ATGGAAGCAATAATTTCACCATCATTGTTGTCAGCCAATCCATGTAATTATGGAGAAGATTTTAAGATTTTTAATAATAAAGATATAAAATCAATACACATAGACATTATGGATGGTCATTATGTTCCGAATCTATCCTTTGGAATAGACCAAGTGGCAGCACTGAGAAAACTAACAGATATTGAATTTGATGTTCACTTGATGGTAACAGAACCAGATAAGTTTGTAGAAGCATTAGTGGAAGCTGGAGCAAACAGCATTACAATACATGCTGAGGTAGCACTACATCTGTATAAAAGCATACATTACTTAAAAAGCTTTGGTATAAAAGCAGGAGTAGCGATTAATCCGGCAACACCAATAGGTTGCTTAGAGCACATTTATCCAATAGCAAATAGAATATTAATAATGTCAGTAGAGCCAGGTTTCGGAGGACAATCATTTATACCATTCACCTTGGAAAAGATAAAAGCGCTTAATGAAATCAAGAAGAGAAATAATTATGACTTTACGATTCAGGTAGATGGGGGCATTACACTTGGCAATATTAAAGAGGTTATTGATTGTGGAGCTAGAGACATAGTCATAGGATCATCACTATTTAAACAAGATTTAGCTGAAAACATAGACTTGTTTAACAAGGTAATTAATGAAATTAAAAACATCCCATAG
- the rpiB gene encoding ribose 5-phosphate isomerase B, protein MKIAIGCDHGGLKLKNKIRQYLLGKNIEVQDFGAFSEVSVDYPEYCIKVSKAVLEKECELGILCCGTGIGMSIAANKFNGIRAAVVSDTFSARATKEHNNTNILCLGERVIGEGLALDIVDTWINAEFLGGRHSNRLAMVENIERGEV, encoded by the coding sequence ATGAAAATTGCCATAGGTTGTGATCACGGAGGATTAAAACTAAAGAATAAAATAAGACAGTATTTGTTGGGAAAAAATATTGAGGTTCAAGATTTTGGGGCGTTTAGCGAAGTCAGTGTGGACTATCCTGAATACTGTATTAAGGTTTCTAAAGCTGTATTAGAAAAAGAATGTGAACTTGGTATATTGTGCTGCGGAACAGGAATTGGAATGTCAATAGCAGCAAATAAATTCAATGGGATTAGAGCTGCAGTAGTAAGTGACACTTTTTCAGCTAGAGCTACTAAGGAGCACAATAATACAAATATATTATGTCTAGGGGAAAGAGTAATAGGAGAAGGTCTAGCTCTTGACATAGTTGATACTTGGATTAACGCTGAATTTTTAGGTGGTAGACATAGCAATAGATTAGCTATGGTTGAGAATATTGAACGTGGAGAGGTATAA
- a CDS encoding phosphomannomutase/phosphoglucomutase — protein MIEKLKKLQNGTDIRGIAIENSEHSVNFTPRVARFIGHGFFNWLRNKNTDNKKINIAVGIDSRLSGPSIKEEVIDLLINVGCDVYDCGMCTTPAMFMTTIHESYKCDGAIMITASHLPYYYNGLKFFTPQGGCEKEDVREILNTACETELVYTAKGSLNKIDFIEEYSNILVNKIRNEVNSQTNYNEPLQGLKIIVDAGNGAGGFFANKVLKRLGADTEGSQFLNPDGMFPNHIPNPENKEAMKSIRDAVIKSRADLGIIFDTDVDRAAIVSSDGTEINRNSLIALISAIVLEEHPRSIIVTDSVTSNGLRDFITDLGGRHHRFKRGYRNVINESKRINEEGLDSQLAIETSGHAALKENYFLDDGAYLIAKILIKMAKLKEQGKKIESLIKNLKKPLESTEVRVKIKTEEFSSYGSQVISGLRNYVSNIPGWSIEDKNYEGIKINCDKANGDGWLLLRMSLHEPVLPINIESDSKGGTSNILKVLTSFLKKYEELDLSEIERIIKKDKDLILS, from the coding sequence ATGATCGAAAAATTAAAGAAGCTTCAAAACGGCACAGATATAAGAGGAATAGCTATTGAAAATTCAGAGCATAGCGTAAATTTTACACCTAGAGTAGCAAGATTTATAGGACATGGATTCTTTAATTGGTTAAGAAATAAAAATACTGATAATAAGAAAATTAATATAGCTGTAGGAATAGATTCTAGACTATCGGGGCCTTCCATAAAGGAAGAGGTAATAGACTTGCTAATAAACGTTGGGTGTGATGTTTACGATTGTGGGATGTGTACCACTCCTGCTATGTTTATGACTACAATACATGAAAGCTATAAATGTGATGGAGCTATAATGATTACTGCAAGTCATCTACCTTACTATTATAATGGACTTAAATTTTTTACTCCACAGGGTGGATGTGAAAAAGAGGATGTAAGAGAAATCTTGAATACTGCTTGTGAAACAGAGCTTGTTTATACTGCAAAAGGAAGTTTAAATAAGATAGATTTTATAGAAGAATACTCAAATATTCTAGTAAATAAGATAAGAAATGAAGTTAATTCACAAACTAATTATAACGAACCGTTACAAGGACTAAAGATAATTGTAGATGCAGGAAATGGTGCAGGCGGTTTTTTTGCAAACAAAGTGCTTAAAAGATTAGGAGCAGACACTGAAGGAAGTCAATTTTTAAATCCTGATGGAATGTTTCCGAACCATATTCCGAATCCAGAAAATAAAGAAGCGATGAAATCAATTAGAGATGCTGTGATAAAATCAAGAGCAGATTTAGGTATAATATTTGATACTGATGTAGACAGAGCTGCAATAGTTAGCAGTGATGGGACTGAGATAAACAGAAACTCATTGATAGCACTGATTTCAGCCATAGTTCTAGAAGAACATCCGAGATCCATAATAGTTACAGATTCAGTAACTTCTAATGGACTTAGAGATTTTATTACAGACCTAGGTGGAAGGCATCATAGATTTAAAAGAGGATATAGAAATGTTATAAATGAATCCAAGAGAATAAACGAAGAAGGGTTAGACAGTCAGCTTGCTATTGAGACTTCAGGACATGCTGCTTTAAAGGAAAATTACTTTTTAGATGATGGAGCTTATCTTATAGCTAAAATATTGATTAAGATGGCAAAGCTAAAAGAACAGGGAAAGAAGATAGAGAGTTTAATAAAAAATCTAAAAAAACCTTTAGAAAGCACGGAAGTTAGAGTTAAAATAAAAACTGAAGAGTTTAGCAGCTATGGAAGTCAAGTTATTAGTGGTCTAAGAAATTATGTATCTAATATTCCAGGATGGAGTATTGAGGATAAAAACTATGAGGGAATAAAAATCAATTGTGATAAAGCTAACGGTGATGGATGGCTGTTATTAAGAATGTCGTTGCATGAACCAGTGTTACCTATAAATATAGAATCAGATTCTAAAGGCGGTACTAGCAACATATTAAAGGTATTAACATCATTCCTTAAGAAATACGAAGAGTTGGATCTATCAGAAATTGAGCGTATAATAAAAAAGGATAAGGATCTTATATTATCATAA
- a CDS encoding ribulose-phosphate 3-epimerase has product MKLAASIMCGNQLNLDSELKALEEAKVDLLHCDVMDGVFVNNLAMGPYVLEAIKNGTNIPLDIHLATLNPEKYIKMYSYLKPEYMSFHIEASSNVERDIYLLREQGIKPVLAISPETPIENIEKYLLEVEMILAMTVNPGFAGQKFRYEVIEKIVRINKSLKDKPGRPMIEVDGCINKTTMEALREQEVDVFVLGTSALFKNDGQTYKKKIKDIRESYSNYFKVNLK; this is encoded by the coding sequence ATGAAATTAGCTGCGTCAATAATGTGTGGAAATCAATTGAATTTAGATAGCGAATTGAAGGCATTAGAAGAAGCAAAAGTAGACTTATTACACTGCGATGTGATGGATGGCGTTTTTGTTAATAATCTAGCCATGGGACCATATGTGTTGGAAGCTATTAAAAATGGCACTAATATTCCTTTGGACATACATCTTGCTACCCTAAATCCAGAAAAATATATAAAGATGTATTCTTACTTAAAGCCAGAATATATGTCCTTTCATATAGAGGCAAGCAGTAATGTAGAAAGAGATATATATTTATTAAGAGAACAGGGGATTAAACCAGTACTCGCAATAAGTCCAGAAACTCCTATTGAAAATATTGAAAAGTACCTGCTAGAGGTAGAAATGATTTTAGCTATGACTGTGAATCCAGGTTTTGCTGGTCAAAAATTTAGATATGAAGTAATAGAGAAAATAGTTAGAATTAATAAATCACTTAAAGATAAGCCTGGGAGACCAATGATAGAAGTTGATGGATGTATCAATAAAACTACTATGGAAGCTTTGAGGGAGCAAGAAGTGGATGTTTTTGTCTTAGGAACTTCAGCTTTGTTTAAAAACGATGGACAAACATATAAGAAAAAGATAAAGGACATAAGAGAATCTTATAGTAATTACTTTAAAGTTAATCTGAAATGA
- a CDS encoding DUF5105 domain-containing protein, translating into MKTLKRISIIFLTLMLSVVALISCGGPKTTPEDSAKIILDVVIKDDKSNIDKVGITEKEYTGIRDAFENGLMKGISSSGVDENILTNEVKDKFKSDILTGLKKVKYEVKKISEDKDTAKIEVKLNGFDMEKIAKTAEDELKKEYVANPSMTEKDIYQESFKIVGGKIADGVLVENPKTMTLTFTKENNVWMPKESELVDLMSAIVN; encoded by the coding sequence ATGAAAACTCTTAAAAGGATCAGTATTATATTTTTGACCCTCATGCTTTCAGTTGTAGCTTTAATATCTTGCGGTGGACCAAAAACAACTCCAGAAGACAGTGCGAAGATAATTTTAGATGTAGTGATAAAAGATGATAAGAGTAATATTGATAAGGTAGGTATAACTGAAAAAGAATATACAGGCATTAGAGATGCTTTTGAAAATGGATTGATGAAGGGGATTTCATCTTCAGGAGTGGATGAAAACATATTAACTAACGAAGTAAAAGATAAGTTTAAAAGCGATATACTTACAGGTCTAAAGAAAGTAAAATATGAGGTAAAGAAAATATCTGAAGATAAAGATACTGCAAAGATAGAAGTGAAATTAAATGGATTTGATATGGAAAAGATAGCAAAAACAGCTGAAGATGAGCTTAAAAAGGAGTATGTAGCTAATCCATCTATGACTGAGAAAGATATCTACCAAGAATCCTTTAAAATTGTTGGTGGAAAAATTGCTGATGGTGTTCTTGTTGAAAATCCAAAGACTATGACTTTGACCTTTACTAAAGAAAACAATGTATGGATGCCAAAGGAAAGCGAATTAGTTGACTTGATGTCAGCAATAGTAAATTAA